The following proteins are encoded in a genomic region of Stutzerimonas stutzeri:
- a CDS encoding ABC transporter ATP-binding protein — protein MLYFENVSTFYGKIQALHNVNVEVRKGEIVTLIGANGAGKSTLLMTLCGTPMASEGSIRFDGEELVGKQTCDIMRKDIAVVPEGRRIFARLTVEENLAMGGFFTNKADFQEQLDKVLLLFPRLKERFQQRGGTMSGGEQQMLAIARALMSKPKLLLLDEPSLGLAPIIIQQIFDIIEQLREDGVTIFLVEQNANQALKLADRAYVLENGHIVMQGSGEELLVNPKVRDAYLGG, from the coding sequence ATGCTGTATTTCGAAAACGTCTCGACTTTCTACGGCAAGATCCAGGCGCTGCATAACGTCAACGTTGAAGTCCGCAAGGGCGAGATCGTCACCTTGATCGGCGCCAACGGTGCCGGCAAGTCGACCCTGCTGATGACGCTGTGCGGCACGCCCATGGCCTCCGAAGGCAGCATTCGCTTCGACGGCGAGGAGCTGGTCGGCAAGCAGACTTGCGACATCATGCGCAAGGACATTGCCGTGGTGCCCGAGGGCCGGCGCATCTTTGCCCGCCTGACGGTGGAGGAAAACCTCGCGATGGGTGGTTTCTTCACCAACAAGGCGGACTTCCAGGAGCAGTTGGACAAGGTGCTGCTGTTGTTTCCGCGCCTGAAGGAACGCTTCCAACAACGGGGCGGCACCATGTCCGGTGGCGAGCAGCAGATGCTCGCGATTGCCCGTGCGCTGATGAGCAAGCCCAAGCTGCTGTTGCTCGATGAGCCGTCGCTGGGTCTGGCGCCGATCATCATTCAGCAGATTTTCGACATCATCGAGCAGCTTCGCGAGGATGGTGTGACCATCTTTCTGGTCGAGCAGAACGCCAACCAGGCGCTGAAGCTGGCCGATCGTGCCTATGTGTTGGAAAACGGCCACATCGTCATGCAGGGCAGCGGTGAGGAACTGCTGGTCAACCCCAAGGTTCGCGACGCCTACCTCGGGGGATAA
- the xdhC gene encoding xanthine dehydrogenase accessory protein XdhC — MSNTAWIEALADLQQQGEPCVLVTIIEERGSTPRNAGSKMVVSREHLYDTIGGGHLEYKAQAIAREMLENRVRDTRLERFSLGASLGQCCGGATVLLFEPMGQPQAHIAVFGAGHVGRALVPLLASLPCKVRWIDSRESEFPAHIPAGVEKVVNDDVVDEVAEMPAGSYFIVMTHNHQLDLELTAAILERNDFTYYGLIGSKSKRAKFEHRLRDRGFQPDTVQRMRCPMGIAEVKGKLPVEIAVSIAGEVIATYNAHFGERSGEKAQDGEKPVPMLVPASRRSQTG, encoded by the coding sequence ATGAGCAATACCGCCTGGATCGAAGCACTCGCCGACCTGCAGCAACAAGGCGAACCCTGCGTGCTGGTGACCATCATCGAGGAGCGCGGATCGACGCCGCGTAACGCCGGGTCGAAGATGGTGGTCAGTCGTGAACACCTGTACGACACCATCGGCGGCGGCCATCTGGAATACAAGGCTCAGGCGATTGCCCGCGAGATGCTCGAAAACCGGGTGCGTGATACGCGGTTGGAACGCTTTTCCCTGGGCGCGAGCCTCGGCCAGTGCTGCGGTGGCGCCACCGTGCTGCTGTTCGAGCCGATGGGTCAGCCACAGGCGCATATCGCGGTGTTCGGTGCCGGCCACGTCGGCCGCGCACTAGTGCCGCTGCTTGCCAGCCTGCCGTGCAAGGTGCGCTGGATCGATTCGCGTGAAAGCGAATTCCCGGCCCATATCCCAGCGGGCGTGGAAAAAGTCGTCAACGACGACGTCGTCGATGAAGTGGCCGAGATGCCCGCGGGCAGCTACTTCATCGTCATGACCCACAACCACCAGCTCGACCTGGAACTGACCGCGGCCATCCTCGAGCGTAACGATTTCACCTACTACGGGCTGATCGGCTCGAAGAGCAAGCGCGCCAAGTTCGAACACCGTCTGCGCGACCGTGGCTTCCAGCCCGACACCGTGCAACGCATGCGCTGCCCGATGGGGATCGCCGAGGTGAAGGGAAAACTGCCAGTCGAGATCGCGGTGTCCATCGCCGGTGAGGTGATCGCCACCTACAACGCCCATTTCGGTGAAAGAAGCGGTGAAAAAGCTCAGGACGGCGAAAAGCCGGTGCCGATGCTGGTGCCCGCCTCACGTCGTTCTCAAACAGGCTAA
- a CDS encoding high-affinity branched-chain amino acid ABC transporter permease LivM, which translates to MTRNLRTAFFSALLVFAVAVPVFGLKLTTVGIRLEVHGSDARTFWIIAACAVAMFFWQLFRHHLAAGWAASPNLPTVPAGAGNFFTLPSTQRTIIIGLILVALIWPFFGSRGAVDIATLILIYVMLGLGLNIVVGLAGLLDLGYVGFYAVGAYTYALLSHYYGFGFWSALPIAGAMAALFGFLLGFPVLRLRGDYLAIVTLGFGEIIRLLLRNMTDLTGGPNGISGIDKPTLFGLSFDRRASEGMQTFHEFFGIDYSSINKVIFLYLIAVLLVLLTLFVINRLLRMPIGRAWEALREDEIACRALGMNPTVIKLSAFTLGATFAGFAGSFFAARQGLVSPESFTFIESAIILAIVVLGGMGSQLGVILAAIVMILLPELMREFSEYRMLMFGALMVLMMIWRPQGLLPMQRPHLELKR; encoded by the coding sequence ATGACGCGCAATCTTCGCACCGCCTTTTTCAGCGCCCTGCTGGTATTCGCCGTGGCGGTACCGGTTTTCGGCCTGAAGCTCACCACGGTGGGCATTCGCCTGGAAGTGCATGGCAGCGATGCCAGGACCTTCTGGATCATCGCCGCCTGCGCCGTGGCGATGTTCTTCTGGCAGCTGTTCCGCCATCACCTGGCCGCCGGCTGGGCCGCCAGCCCCAACCTGCCGACGGTACCCGCGGGTGCGGGTAACTTCTTCACCCTGCCGTCGACCCAACGCACCATCATCATCGGCCTGATTCTTGTGGCCCTGATCTGGCCGTTCTTCGGCTCCCGCGGCGCAGTGGATATCGCCACGCTGATCCTGATCTACGTGATGCTCGGGCTTGGCCTGAACATCGTGGTCGGTCTGGCAGGCCTGCTGGACCTGGGTTACGTGGGCTTCTACGCCGTCGGCGCCTACACCTACGCCCTGCTCTCGCACTACTACGGCTTCGGCTTCTGGTCGGCGTTGCCGATCGCCGGTGCGATGGCCGCACTGTTCGGCTTCCTGCTGGGCTTTCCGGTGCTGCGCTTGCGAGGCGACTACCTGGCGATCGTGACCCTGGGCTTCGGTGAGATCATCCGCCTGTTGCTGCGCAACATGACCGACCTCACCGGCGGCCCGAACGGCATCAGCGGCATCGACAAGCCGACCCTGTTCGGCCTGTCGTTCGACCGCCGCGCTAGCGAAGGCATGCAGACCTTTCACGAGTTCTTCGGCATCGACTACAGCTCCATCAACAAGGTGATCTTCCTTTACCTGATCGCCGTGTTGCTGGTGCTGCTGACGTTGTTTGTGATCAACCGCCTGCTGCGCATGCCCATCGGACGTGCCTGGGAAGCGCTGCGCGAAGACGAGATTGCCTGCCGCGCCCTGGGCATGAACCCCACGGTGATCAAGCTCTCGGCCTTTACCCTCGGCGCGACCTTCGCCGGGTTTGCAGGCAGCTTCTTCGCCGCGCGTCAGGGGCTGGTGTCTCCGGAGTCGTTCACCTTCATCGAATCGGCCATCATCCTCGCCATCGTGGTGCTGGGCGGTATGGGCTCGCAGCTGGGGGTGATTCTCGCCGCCATCGTGATGATCCTGCTGCCTGAACTGATGCGTGAGTTCAGCGAGTACCGCATGCTGATGTTCGGCGCCTTGATGGTGCTGATGATGATCTGGCGTCCGCAGGGCCTGCTGCCCATGCAACGTCCCCACCTGGAGCTGAAGCGATGA
- a CDS encoding 8-oxoguanine deaminase, producing MTASRIWIKNPLALYTANDQKAPGGLVIDQGVIVEMLDAGQSPSRPVDSTFDAREHVVLPGLINTHHHFYQTLTRAWAPVVSQPLFPWLKTLYPVWARLTPERLALASKVALAELLLSGCTTAADHHYLFPDGLENAIDVQIDVVRELGMRAMLTRGSMSLGEADGGLPPQHTVQTAEAILDDSERLIGRYHERGAGAQIQIGLAPCSPFSVTPEIMRASAALAEHHDVRLHTHLAETLDEEAFCIQRFGLRTVDYLDSVGWLSERTWLAHGIHFNEDEIARLGAAGTGICHCPSSNMRLASGICPTVDLEAAGAPIGLGVDGSASNDASNMILETRQALYIQRLRYGAEQITPERVLGWATRGSARLLGRDDVGELAVGKQADLALFKLDELRFSGSHDPIAALLLCGADRADRVMVGGQWRVVDGQIEGLDVAGLIASHSQAARALLAG from the coding sequence ATGACTGCCAGCCGTATCTGGATCAAGAACCCCCTCGCCCTCTACACCGCCAACGATCAAAAAGCCCCTGGCGGGCTGGTGATCGACCAAGGCGTGATCGTCGAAATGCTCGACGCCGGGCAATCACCGTCAAGACCTGTCGACAGCACGTTCGACGCTCGGGAGCACGTTGTGCTGCCGGGCCTGATCAATACCCATCACCACTTCTACCAGACGCTCACGCGTGCCTGGGCGCCCGTGGTGAGCCAACCACTTTTCCCCTGGTTGAAGACCCTCTACCCGGTCTGGGCACGCCTGACGCCGGAGCGCCTGGCGCTGGCCAGCAAGGTCGCGCTGGCCGAATTGCTGCTGTCCGGCTGCACCACCGCGGCAGACCATCACTACCTGTTCCCGGACGGTCTGGAAAACGCCATTGATGTACAGATCGACGTGGTCCGCGAACTGGGCATGCGCGCCATGCTGACCCGCGGTTCCATGAGTCTGGGCGAAGCCGATGGTGGTCTGCCACCGCAACACACCGTGCAGACCGCCGAGGCGATTCTCGACGACAGCGAGCGGCTGATCGGCCGCTATCACGAGCGCGGCGCCGGTGCGCAGATTCAGATCGGCCTGGCGCCCTGCTCGCCGTTCTCGGTCACCCCGGAAATCATGCGCGCCAGCGCTGCACTGGCCGAGCACCACGATGTACGTCTGCATACCCACCTGGCCGAGACGCTCGACGAGGAGGCGTTCTGCATACAGCGCTTCGGCCTGCGCACCGTGGATTACCTGGACAGCGTCGGCTGGCTGTCCGAACGCACCTGGTTGGCGCATGGCATTCACTTCAACGAAGACGAGATAGCACGTCTCGGCGCTGCGGGTACGGGGATCTGTCATTGTCCGAGCTCGAACATGCGCCTGGCCTCGGGCATCTGCCCGACCGTCGACCTGGAAGCGGCGGGAGCGCCCATCGGACTCGGCGTGGATGGTTCGGCCTCCAACGATGCGTCCAACATGATCCTCGAAACCAGGCAGGCCCTGTATATCCAGCGCCTGCGTTACGGCGCCGAGCAGATCACGCCGGAGCGGGTGCTGGGCTGGGCCACGCGCGGTTCGGCGCGGCTGCTGGGCCGTGACGACGTAGGGGAACTGGCCGTCGGCAAACAGGCCGATCTGGCCCTGTTCAAGCTCGACGAACTGCGTTTCTCCGGCAGTCACGATCCGATCGCCGCGCTGCTGCTATGCGGCGCCGATCGGGCCGATCGAGTGATGGTTGGCGGCCAGTGGCGGGTCGTCGACGGGCAGATTGAGGGGCTGGATGTGGCAGGACTGATTGCCAGCCACAGCCAGGCTGCCCGGGCACTGCTGGCGGGCTGA
- the xdhB gene encoding xanthine dehydrogenase molybdopterin binding subunit has product MHKPTKTQEEIAALFKQDLVTGVGRSVKHDSAPKHVTGEAVYVDDRLEFPNQLHVYARMSDRAHARIVRIDTAPCYAVPGVAIAITAQDVPGQLDIGAVMPGDPLLADGKVEYVGQPVIAVAADSLETARKAAMAAIIEYEDLEPVIDVVDALRKKHFVLDSHTHKRGDSSGALATAPRRLQGSLHIGGQEHFYLETQVSSVMPTEDGGMIVYTSTQNPTEVQKLVSEVLGVSMNKIVIDMRRMGGGFGGKETQAAGPACMCAVIAHLTGRPTKMRLPRMEDMTMTGKRHPFYVEYDVGFDDDGLLHGIEIDLAGNCGYSPDLSGSIVDRAMFHSDNAYYLGDATINGHRCKTNLASNTAYRGFGGPQGMVAIEEIMDAVARELGKDPLEVRKRNYYGKTERNVTPYYQTVEHNMLEEMTAELEASSEYAKRREEIRAFNANSPILKKGLALTPVKFGISFTASFLNQAGALVHVYTDGSIHLNHGGTEMGQGLNTKVAQVVAEVFQVDMDRIQITATNTDKVPNTSPTAASSGADLNGKAAQNAAQTIKQRLIEFAARHYQVTEEDVEFKNGQVRIRDQYVSFDELIQQAYFGQVSLSSTGFYRTPKIYYDRSQARGRPFYYFAYGAACSEVIVDTLTGEYKMLRSDILHDVGASLNPAIDIGQVEGGFVQGMGWLTMEELVWNDKGKLMTSGPASYKVPAVADMPLDLRVKLVENRKNPEDTVFHSKAVGEPPFMLGISAWCAIKDAVASLADYKAQPKIDAPATPERVLWGVEQMRKLKQPTVAVATTETTPA; this is encoded by the coding sequence ATGCATAAGCCAACCAAAACCCAGGAAGAAATCGCCGCCCTGTTCAAGCAGGACCTGGTCACCGGCGTCGGCCGCAGCGTCAAGCATGACAGCGCGCCCAAGCATGTCACTGGCGAGGCGGTGTATGTCGACGACCGCCTGGAGTTTCCCAATCAGCTGCACGTCTATGCCCGCATGAGCGACCGTGCCCACGCGCGCATCGTGCGCATCGACACCGCGCCCTGCTACGCCGTACCCGGTGTTGCGATTGCCATCACTGCGCAGGATGTACCGGGTCAGCTGGACATTGGCGCGGTCATGCCCGGCGACCCGCTGCTGGCCGATGGCAAAGTCGAGTATGTCGGCCAGCCGGTGATCGCGGTCGCCGCGGACAGCCTGGAAACCGCGCGCAAAGCGGCCATGGCCGCGATCATCGAATACGAAGATCTGGAGCCGGTGATCGACGTGGTCGATGCACTGCGCAAGAAGCACTTCGTACTCGACAGCCATACCCACAAGCGTGGCGATTCCAGTGGCGCATTGGCCACTGCCCCGCGTCGCCTGCAGGGCAGCCTGCACATCGGCGGGCAGGAACATTTCTACCTGGAAACCCAGGTCTCTTCGGTGATGCCCACCGAGGACGGCGGCATGATCGTCTACACCTCGACGCAGAACCCCACCGAGGTGCAGAAGCTGGTCTCCGAGGTGCTCGGCGTCTCGATGAACAAGATTGTCATCGATATGCGCCGTATGGGCGGCGGCTTCGGCGGCAAGGAGACCCAGGCCGCAGGCCCCGCGTGCATGTGCGCGGTGATCGCGCACCTCACCGGCCGCCCGACCAAGATGCGTCTGCCGCGCATGGAAGACATGACCATGACCGGCAAGCGTCACCCCTTCTATGTCGAGTACGACGTCGGCTTCGATGATGACGGCCTGCTGCATGGCATCGAGATCGACCTGGCCGGCAACTGCGGCTACTCGCCGGACCTCTCCGGCTCCATCGTCGACCGCGCCATGTTCCACTCCGACAACGCCTACTACCTGGGCGATGCCACCATCAACGGCCATCGCTGCAAGACCAACCTGGCGTCGAATACCGCCTACCGCGGCTTCGGCGGCCCGCAAGGCATGGTCGCCATCGAAGAGATCATGGATGCCGTCGCCCGCGAGCTGGGCAAGGACCCGCTCGAGGTGCGCAAGCGCAACTACTACGGCAAGACCGAGCGCAACGTCACGCCGTACTACCAGACCGTCGAGCACAACATGCTCGAGGAGATGACCGCCGAGCTCGAGGCCAGCAGTGAGTACGCGAAGCGCCGCGAAGAGATTCGCGCATTCAATGCCAACAGCCCGATCCTGAAGAAAGGCCTGGCGCTGACGCCAGTGAAATTCGGCATCAGCTTCACGGCCAGCTTCCTCAACCAGGCCGGCGCGCTGGTGCATGTCTACACCGATGGCAGCATCCACCTGAACCATGGCGGCACCGAGATGGGCCAGGGCCTGAACACCAAGGTCGCACAGGTCGTGGCCGAGGTCTTCCAGGTCGACATGGACCGCATCCAGATCACCGCCACCAATACCGACAAGGTGCCAAACACGTCGCCGACGGCCGCCTCAAGCGGTGCAGACCTTAACGGCAAGGCGGCACAGAATGCGGCGCAGACCATCAAGCAGCGCCTGATCGAATTCGCCGCGCGGCATTACCAGGTCACCGAAGAAGACGTCGAGTTCAAGAACGGCCAGGTGCGCATTCGCGACCAGTACGTGTCCTTCGACGAGCTGATCCAGCAAGCCTACTTCGGCCAGGTGTCGCTGTCGTCCACCGGCTTTTACCGCACGCCGAAGATTTACTACGACCGCAGCCAGGCACGCGGCCGGCCGTTCTACTACTTCGCCTACGGCGCGGCGTGCTCGGAGGTGATCGTCGATACCCTGACCGGCGAGTACAAGATGCTGCGCAGCGACATTCTGCATGACGTCGGCGCCTCGCTGAACCCGGCCATCGACATCGGCCAGGTAGAGGGCGGCTTCGTCCAGGGCATGGGCTGGCTGACCATGGAAGAGCTGGTATGGAACGACAAGGGCAAGCTGATGACCAGCGGCCCGGCGAGCTACAAGGTCCCAGCCGTGGCGGACATGCCGCTGGATCTGCGGGTCAAGCTGGTGGAGAACCGCAAGAATCCGGAGGACACCGTGTTCCACTCCAAGGCCGTGGGTGAGCCGCCGTTCATGCTCGGCATCTCGGCCTGGTGTGCGATCAAGGATGCCGTCGCCAGCCTGGCGGACTACAAGGCCCAGCCGAAGATCGACGCACCGGCGACGCCCGAGCGGGTGCTCTGGGGTGTGGAGCAGATGCGCAAGCTGAAGCAGCCGACTGTCGCGGTCGCGACAACGGAAACCACGCCGGCCTGA
- the guaD gene encoding guanine deaminase, giving the protein MSQIKAYRAALLHCLADPREVGAEQSHEYFDDGLLVVEDGKIARIGAASDLLPTLAAGTEVVEYPDALITPGFVDTHIHYPQTGMIASYGEQLLDWLETYTFPTERAFADKAHAGDVAEIFLTELLRNGTTTALVFGSVHKESVDAFFEACEKRNLRMIAGKVLMDRNAPDYLTDTAETGYADSKELIERWHGKGRLHYAVTPRFAPTSTPEQLTLAGQLFKEYPDLYMHTHLSENRKEIEWVRALFPERKGYLDVYDHHGLIGARSVFAHGVHLCDEECQRLGETGSAVAFCPTSNLFLGSGLFDLEKVEGFGVRVGLGTDVGAGTSFSQLQSLNEAYKVMQLQGKKLDPFKSLYLATLGGARALYLDDRIGNLQPGKDADFVVLDYKATPLIDYRMRQARTLEEKLFALTILGDDRAVKETYAAGVSVHRKAS; this is encoded by the coding sequence ATGTCCCAGATCAAAGCCTACCGTGCCGCCCTGCTCCACTGCCTCGCCGACCCGCGCGAAGTGGGCGCAGAACAATCCCATGAGTATTTCGACGACGGCCTGCTGGTGGTCGAAGACGGCAAGATCGCCCGCATCGGCGCTGCATCCGATCTGCTGCCGACCCTGGCGGCCGGCACCGAGGTGGTCGAATACCCCGATGCCCTGATCACACCCGGTTTCGTCGACACCCATATCCATTACCCGCAGACCGGCATGATCGCCTCCTATGGTGAGCAGTTGCTCGACTGGCTGGAGACCTACACCTTCCCCACCGAGCGCGCCTTTGCCGACAAGGCCCACGCCGGCGACGTCGCCGAAATCTTCTTGACCGAGCTGCTGCGCAACGGCACGACCACCGCGCTGGTATTCGGCAGTGTGCACAAGGAGTCGGTGGACGCCTTCTTCGAAGCCTGCGAAAAGCGCAACCTGCGGATGATCGCCGGCAAGGTGCTGATGGACCGCAACGCCCCGGACTACCTTACCGACACCGCAGAAACCGGCTACGCCGACAGCAAGGAACTGATCGAGCGCTGGCACGGCAAGGGCCGCCTGCACTACGCAGTCACCCCGCGTTTCGCGCCAACCAGCACCCCCGAGCAGCTCACGCTGGCCGGCCAGCTGTTCAAGGAATACCCGGACCTCTACATGCACACCCACCTGTCCGAGAACCGCAAGGAAATCGAATGGGTGCGTGCGCTGTTCCCCGAGCGCAAGGGCTATCTGGATGTCTACGACCACCACGGTTTGATCGGCGCACGCTCGGTGTTCGCCCATGGTGTGCACCTGTGCGACGAGGAATGCCAGCGCCTGGGTGAGACCGGCTCGGCGGTCGCGTTCTGCCCCACCTCCAACCTGTTCCTCGGCAGCGGGCTGTTCGATCTGGAGAAGGTCGAAGGCTTCGGCGTCCGCGTCGGCCTCGGCACCGATGTCGGCGCGGGCACCAGCTTCTCGCAGCTGCAATCGCTGAACGAGGCGTACAAGGTGATGCAGCTGCAGGGCAAGAAGCTCGACCCCTTCAAGTCGCTGTATCTCGCCACCCTGGGCGGCGCCCGCGCGCTGTATCTGGACGATCGCATCGGCAACCTGCAACCGGGCAAGGATGCCGACTTCGTCGTGCTCGACTACAAGGCCACGCCGCTGATCGACTACCGGATGCGCCAGGCCAGGACGCTGGAAGAAAAACTCTTCGCCCTGACCATCCTCGGCGACGACCGTGCGGTGAAGGAAACCTACGCGGCCGGCGTTTCGGTGCATCGAAAGGCATCGTGA
- the livG gene encoding high-affinity branched-chain amino acid ABC transporter ATP-binding protein LivG — MSRPILEVSGLTMRFGGLLAVNGVGLTVHDKQVVSMIGPNGAGKTTVFNCLTGFYQPTDGKILLDGEAIQGLPGHKIARKGVVRTFQNVRLFKDMTAIENLLVAQHRHLNTNFLAGLLKTKAFRKSEHEAMDFAAHWLEQVNLTDIANRPAGTLAYGQQRRLEIARCMMTRPRILMLDEPAAGLNPKETEDLKALIGMLRDKHGVTVLLIEHDMKLVMSISDHIVVINQGCPLADGTPEQIRDNPDVIKAYLGEA; from the coding sequence ATGAGCCGCCCGATTCTTGAAGTAAGCGGCCTGACCATGCGCTTCGGCGGCCTTCTGGCCGTGAACGGGGTGGGCCTGACCGTACATGACAAACAAGTGGTCTCCATGATCGGCCCCAACGGTGCCGGCAAGACCACCGTGTTCAACTGCCTGACCGGCTTCTACCAGCCCACCGACGGCAAGATCCTGCTCGACGGCGAAGCCATCCAGGGCCTGCCTGGCCACAAGATCGCCCGCAAAGGCGTGGTTCGCACGTTCCAGAACGTTCGCCTGTTCAAGGACATGACCGCGATCGAAAACTTGCTGGTCGCCCAGCATCGGCATCTGAACACCAACTTCCTGGCCGGCCTGCTGAAGACCAAGGCGTTTCGCAAGAGCGAGCACGAGGCGATGGACTTCGCCGCGCACTGGCTCGAGCAGGTCAACCTGACCGACATCGCCAACCGTCCGGCCGGCACGCTCGCCTATGGCCAGCAACGTCGCCTGGAAATTGCCCGCTGCATGATGACGCGCCCGCGCATCCTCATGCTCGACGAGCCAGCGGCTGGCCTGAACCCGAAGGAAACCGAGGACCTGAAAGCCCTGATCGGCATGCTGCGTGACAAGCATGGCGTCACGGTGCTGCTCATCGAGCACGACATGAAGCTGGTCATGAGCATTTCCGACCATATCGTCGTGATCAACCAGGGCTGTCCGCTGGCAGACGGCACGCCGGAGCAGATCCGCGACAATCCGGACGTGATCAAAGCCTATCTGGGAGAGGCGTAA
- the xdhA gene encoding xanthine dehydrogenase small subunit: protein MIQFLLNRELRREQTLDPNTTVLEYLREYRGKSGTKEGCASGDCGACTVVVGELDGDRLRYRTLNSCLTFVSALHGKQLITVEDLKHQGQLHSVQQAMVDCHGSQCGFCTPGFVMSLFALQKSADGFDKADTHEALAGNLCRCTGYRPILEAAEQACCGKQPDQFDAREAETIAQLKAIEPRETAELNSGDKRCLSPLTVGDLAEIYSANPDARLLAGGTDLALEVTQFHRELPVMIYVGHIAEMKKVEVTDKGIEIGAATPLTDCYEVLAKEYPDFGELLHRFASLQIRNQGTLGGNIGNASPIGDSPPLLIALGAQVVLRKGNNSRTLLLQDYFIDYKVTAREQGEFIEKIIVPRAQPNQLFRAYKVSKRLDDDISAVCAAFDLKLEDGLIDDARVAFGGMAAIPKRAVACERALIGAPFTAETIERACEALEKDFTPLTDFRASREYRLLVAQNLLRKCFHEQQAPAYETRVTSYA from the coding sequence TTGATCCAGTTCCTACTCAATCGAGAACTGCGCCGTGAGCAGACACTCGATCCCAATACCACCGTGCTGGAATACCTGCGTGAATACCGTGGCAAGTCCGGCACCAAAGAAGGCTGCGCTTCCGGCGACTGCGGTGCCTGCACCGTGGTGGTTGGCGAGCTCGACGGTGACCGCCTGCGCTACCGCACGCTCAATTCCTGCCTGACCTTCGTTTCCGCACTGCATGGCAAACAATTGATCACGGTGGAAGACCTCAAGCACCAGGGGCAGTTGCACAGCGTCCAGCAAGCCATGGTCGACTGCCACGGCTCGCAATGCGGCTTCTGCACACCGGGCTTCGTCATGAGCCTGTTCGCCCTGCAAAAGTCAGCGGACGGTTTCGACAAAGCCGACACCCATGAAGCCCTGGCCGGCAACCTCTGCCGCTGCACCGGCTACCGACCGATCCTGGAGGCCGCCGAGCAGGCGTGCTGTGGCAAGCAGCCGGACCAGTTCGATGCACGCGAGGCCGAAACCATCGCCCAGCTGAAAGCCATCGAGCCGCGCGAAACCGCCGAGCTGAACAGCGGCGACAAGCGCTGCCTGTCGCCACTGACCGTTGGCGATCTAGCCGAGATCTACAGCGCCAACCCGGACGCCCGCCTGCTCGCGGGAGGCACCGACCTCGCCCTGGAAGTCACCCAGTTCCACCGCGAACTGCCGGTGATGATCTACGTCGGCCACATCGCCGAGATGAAGAAGGTCGAGGTCACCGACAAGGGTATCGAGATCGGCGCCGCCACTCCGCTGACCGATTGCTATGAAGTGCTGGCGAAGGAATACCCGGACTTCGGCGAGCTGCTGCACCGCTTCGCCTCCTTGCAGATCCGCAACCAGGGCACCCTGGGCGGCAACATCGGCAACGCCTCGCCCATCGGCGATTCGCCACCCCTGCTGATCGCGCTGGGTGCGCAAGTCGTGCTGCGCAAAGGCAACAACAGCCGCACCCTGCTGCTGCAGGATTACTTCATCGACTACAAGGTCACCGCTCGCGAGCAAGGTGAATTCATCGAGAAGATCATCGTGCCGCGCGCCCAGCCGAACCAGCTGTTCCGCGCCTACAAGGTGTCCAAGCGTTTGGACGATGACATCTCCGCCGTTTGCGCAGCCTTCGATCTGAAGCTCGAAGACGGCCTGATCGACGATGCACGCGTGGCGTTCGGCGGGATGGCGGCCATTCCGAAACGTGCAGTGGCCTGCGAGCGCGCCCTGATTGGCGCGCCGTTCACTGCAGAGACCATCGAACGCGCGTGTGAGGCACTGGAGAAGGATTTCACACCGCTGACCGATTTCCGTGCCAGCCGCGAGTACCGCCTGCTGGTCGCACAGAACCTGTTGCGCAAATGCTTCCACGAACAACAAGCGCCGGCGTACGAGACGAGGGTCACTTCCTATGCATAA